The Vicia villosa cultivar HV-30 ecotype Madison, WI linkage group LG1, Vvil1.0, whole genome shotgun sequence genome includes a region encoding these proteins:
- the LOC131595187 gene encoding uncharacterized protein LOC131595187, with protein sequence MSQSPSSKKSSPISETASGSRAPNAVSDQDVVLDVVPLNSVPPSDSARSHPRKMHARKSTGGSVPETFSVQGREGSSYVHNAIANIVTRILNEGHKVEGISVPLAQMPASDDDQGEHDDVSKDQDNDETPVANDVRTSVDNDETHVAKDVKTSVDNDKTPVAKDVETSEAVNAEEVPEPEKDEEVPAIPAKKDENPNVVKARKGKQVCEQQSLKPQVTPLKTVTKEKMKKVPTGPSESGNKWKFVYQRRLALERELANDALEIQEVMQLIKTAGRNAEAQPELEVTDNEVCKVITGGTVKKWPIKSKLSASSLNVRYALLHKIGAANWVPTNHTSTIAVGLGRFIYVVGTKTKFDYGTYIFDQTMRHAGTSATKLPIAFPSLICGIILKQHPGILKSKDTVCKRETALSFHYKLLQRSDDKTSAGTSQPSKSVTKALLIAELKETCQELDNRKLKLENLIHSLEQSTDDDLVGDKGGDNMDEDQEAEAEAKDAEAESAGSESSDAVEWTSSSSDDNPGGSSDTDSDGADD encoded by the exons ATGTCTCAGAGTCCTTCCTCAAAGAAATCTTCTCCTAtctctgaaacagcatcaggttCTAGGGCACCAAATGCTGTGAGCGATCAAGATGTTGTGCTGGATGTCGTGCCATTGAACTCTGTCCCTCCTTCCGATTCTGCTCGCAGTCatccaagaaagatgcatgcaagaaaatcaactggaGGATCTGTCCCAGAAACTTTTTCTGTCCAGGGTAGAGAGGGCTCATCCTATGTTCATAATGCAATTGCAAATATTGTCaccagaatcttgaatgaaggacACAAGGTTGAAGGAATttctgttcctctagcccaaatgcCCGCTTCCGATGATGATCAAGGTGAGCATGATGATGTAAGCAAAGATCAGGATAATGATGAGACTCCTGTTGCTAATGATGTTAGGACATCTGTTGATAATGATGAGACTCATGTTGCTaaagatgttaagacatctgttgATAATGATAAGACCCCTGTtgccaaagatgttgaaacatccgaGGCTGTCAATGCTGAAGAAGTTCCTGAacctgagaaagatgaagaggttCCTGCTATTCCTGCTAAGaaagatgaaaaccctaatgt GGTCAAGGCTCGTAAGGGAAAACAAGTTTGTGAACAACAGTCTCTCAAGCCACAGGTTACTCCTCTGAAGACTGTCACtaaagaaaagatgaagaaaGTTCCTACTGGACCCTCAGAGTCTGGAAACAAA TGGAAATTTGTGTATCAAAGAAGGTTGGCTCTAGAAAGAGagttagcaaatgatgctctggagaTTCAAGAGGTAATGCAGCTCATCAAAactgcag GTAGAAATgctgaagctcaacctgagcttgaagtgactGATAATGAGGTCTGCAAGGTAATCACTGGTGGTACGGTTAAGAAGTGGCCCATTAAGAGCAAACTGTCTGCTAGTTCTCTTAATGTCAGGTATGCGTTGCTGCACAAGATTGGTGCTGCTAACTGGGTGCCTACAAATCACACTTCCACTATTGCTGTTGGCCTAGGAAGATTCATATATGTTGTGGGAACCAAGACAAAATTTGACTATGGCACTTACATATTTGATCAAACCATGAGGCATGCTGGTACCTCTGCTACCAAGCTTCCCATTGCTTTCCCATCTCTGATATGTGGAATCATCCTCAAGCAACACCCCGGAATTCTGAAAAGTAAAGATACTGTATGTAAGAGGGAGACTGCTTTGTCCTTTCACTACAAGCTGCTGCAGAGATCTGATGACAagacatctgctgggacatctcAACCCAGCAAATCTGTGACCAAAGCTCTTCTTATTGCTGAGCTAAAAGAGACGTGTCAAGAGTTGGACAACAGGAAGCTGAAACTTGAAAATCTCATCCACAGTCTTGAGCAGTCTACAGATGATGATCTTGTTGGTGACAAGGGTGGTGACAATATGGATGAAGACCAAGAGGCTGAGGCAGAAGCTAAGGATGCTGAGGCTGAGAGTGCTGGGAGTGAGAGTAGTGATGCTGTTGAATGGACTAGTAGCTCCAGTGATGACAATCCTGGTGGTTCAAGTGATACAGATAGTGATGGGGCTGATGATTAG